TTCATCGGGCTTACACGAAACTCCACGTGAATCACAACGCGAAAGTTTGGCATTCACCTGTCCGACATGTGACTAAGTCCAATTAAAAAATCGGCGACACCAACCAAGTCGAGAAGATTAGGGGAATAACCGCGGCTCAACCTAGAAACTAGTCCGATCTGCGGGCTTCTAACCTTCGCTCTAGGCCTTGATCTAAGCTCTTCAAATGCCAGAAATTAACCGATAATGATTGAGGCcaacaaaattcaaataaaactaTATGTGTGGGCTGCTGCACTTGACACTTGAAAGCCTCAAGAGTGCTCGGTGTCgatacactgaaagaaataaagCAAGCTCTCGGGAGAAGAGTCAACAAACCCTGGACCATAAAAGGTTTCATTTTTTGGGGCTAGCTGAGTGGAAAAAGGAAAGTCGCCTTCCTTTGTCAACGAATCAATTGTCTTTAATGAAACGCAATGAAATGAATCGATTCGATTGTCCACTGGCGGACATGTGACGCCTTCGCCGCCGCCAGTGGACTCCGCATCTCCGAGTCTTGAAGATGAGAGATGTGCTCTGTGTCCGCTGGACGCTGTCATAACCAGCCGTGTCCGGCTTCGGTTACGGGTCTGGTTGCTTGTCTTTAATTAGCGCAGAGTGAcggactgactgactgactatAGTATGCAAATTGGCGTTACGTGGACTATTGGAATTTTCTGAACCAAGCCGGGGAGATTCAGATCCCACACTTTGTTTGCATTTCGCATAACTCTGGGGGTGACTGGGTGGTTGGGCTTTTGGGTGGGTTGCCCTGTTGCcttgttggttggttggttatTACCCACAGTTGTTTCAACAACAAACAGACGTCATACCAAGGCCTGGAAACAGAGTTTACACACAGCTCTTTTTGGTCACTTTCTCTGCTTCGGTGGCTTTCTATGCGGATATGAACGCGTTGCCCCACCAATCCTCATTGACGTCACTTTcgttggttgtttttttttttggtcggtTTTTGTTTGCCTCTTACAACGCTTTCTTTTTGTCGGTTACTTACctcgttattattattgttgttgccaccGATCGatggttgttgctgttgctgctgctgctgttgctccaGTTCCAGTACCATTGCACTCCGCTGCTTGGAGGAGGCACTAGTGGTCGTGTCCAGGGCAATCAGTTTCCATAGCTGTTTCAGGCCAATGTTGTCGATGCAGGAGAAGCGCAGTTTCTCATTCGACCAGGCCATCGTGGAGCGGCTGCTTCTCGTCGAGTTGGCTGCCTTGGTGGGCTTGGAGCTGGCTCCAGTCTGGTGGTGGTGTCTCTCTGACTTGGCTTGGACTGGCCGCTGTAGCACCGTTGAAGTCATAGTCATTCGGAACTTGGTTTCCACTTGAAGTGTCTACTGTCTAGCCCTCTTTCTCAATCTCCAACTTGTTGCGAgtgttgttttttaattttagttttaatttcacGCTTTGCGATTCTATGCTCGGCACATTTGCATTCTGATATCTCAATATATTTCCTATTCAACTGCGTTCTCGTTTCACTTCACTTGCACTCGGCTTTGGCATGGGAACTCTGTAATCTTTAACTGAATGTGCTTTGTTTTTTTCACAGCCTTCTCGCTCGGCCTTTAtattacttttattattttatctttATCTTTTACTTTTGCTATTGCCACTGTGTGTTTAATAGCACTGACGATCGCGGCGAATCGAGCTTTGAATCAATCGAAGCGAGTTGCGTTCGCTGGCTGCTCTGGGAGGCGACTAACTGGTTTCGCCATATGGCACCAGGTTTTGTGATCGCCGATCGCCGCCGGCCGATCCCAAACTCGGTCGGGTACTCGGTCGGAGCGGATCCGAGTGCCCGAAGAGCTACGTTTTTCCGTTCTCCAATCCACCAGAGAGCTCCCCATTTCCCAGAGAGCGCAAAGCTCCATTGACGGGCCGAAAACCGTTGGGGAATACGAGTGGGGATATCAAAATTAGCCTGATGGATATTTTTTAGGAACTTACTGGAAaacatataattattttatgctTATCATAAATACTCCATTATTGACACGAttctgaaaaaatatatatacatgtatgtatatacctATATTATGCTTTTGAAGAGCAATAGTCGCAAAATATGGCAATTGGGTATATATTTTCAAAGGTAGGGCGCTGTTTCCGGTTTACTTTTGAGGAACAAAGCTCCATTGATGGTCTTAAAACCCTTTGGAACTGCTACCGAACACAATGGATATTTCCTTCATATTTCCTACTATAGAGGGAGGTCATTGAACTTATCATAAATACTTCTAAATTGGCAAGATCTTTAAGAGAAATAATACGCATTATACGCCATTTGGGGAAGCCAGGGTTTCTGGTCGCATTTTGGTAatcattttttcgaaaaacaaaCCTCACCAATGACGGACCTAAAAGCCCTTTGGGAATACTGGTGGGAATATTAAAATTGGCCTACTGGATATTTCAAGAACAAGCTGGAAGCCTTATTAGTAATTGAGGGGTTTCTAAGCTTATCAGAAGATctcgaaaataaataaacaaaagggTATGAACTTAATTGCGACACTTCCTGTTAAAAATGTATGAATCACAATAATTCATtgaggattttttactccttCCTATGGGAACACGAGTGGgaatatcaataaaaaaaactactgGAAGTTTCCGCAATCACTCCTATATTAATAAGAAAAACAAAGTTCCATTAACGGGAGGAAAATCTTTGGGGAATACGAATGGGAATATGGCTTTTAGGAAAAATCTGGAATTTTTTGGATATTATTGCGATATTTCCGGTTCAATATtactaaataaacaaataaaatattgaaatctTAGTACattttagtttattaaatataaacaataaattgTGAAAACCccaaccccattttcaaataCGTCAGATGGTTCGATTGTAATGTCACGATGATTCGCCGAACCCATTTTAAGATTAATCCGTAACGCCATATAGTAAACATGGAATCCCAAATGGGCGGTGGAATCGTCATTCGGTGACATTTCTATTCTCGAGGGCTCGGCCAAGTGCTGCGACAATTGTTTACTTCTAGAAAGGGGAAACATTGCAAAGAAAGGGAAAACAACTGAAAGCGAATACATTAGAACCGGGAATACTCAAGAAATCCTAGACAAGTAAACATCCGATCTGCGTTTGGAAAGTGCGCAAAAGAATGATCTTAGGAGTCCAGACAGTCCGCACTGATGGCCAGATTGATGGCGGCTGATAGCGCGATTCTATGGCGCCATCTAAGGTCAGACAATGAACCGCAGTCGTACTTCTGTTTTATCTGAGAAGCTGTTGATGAACTTCAGCGAAATTCCCGAAGACATCTGCAATGCTAATTCGTCCAACTGCGCAACGTCTTGGGATCGGGGATTATGCAAACTGTCGCCGGAGCTGCGCCAATTCTCTGCAGAACCATCGAGTTCATGGCCATCGGCCGAGGGACGCATATATTCATGGCTATATGCGCATATTATTCcactcttcttttttttggaacgCGGCAGATTCATCCAATCCCAGTTCCCAATGCCCAATTCCCACATCTGGCGGCCATCGTCGTGATGCGTACGTCAGTCCGAGTTTGAGTGACATACAGACCCCGAGTTCGAGTTGCAGTTTCAGATTCGGTTTCAGTCTCCTCCACCCCAGAAGGCCCCGACCCCAATCCATCGGATTCACATGGCAACGACGTCAGCGGACAACGGACTACACCCGTCATTGTAATGCAAAGCCCAGCATGGTAATGACTTCTGAAAGTGTCTCCAAATGCGTTGAACCTAGCGTCTGCGTCTGCAGGCAGCCGGGAGTAGGGggcaacgtggcgtatgagtaacaATAGTTTCTCCCGGCCAGAGCACGTGACCAAGACACGAGCCACTTCCCATTTTCCGGCAAGCCATCAATCCGAACGATAACTACTATTCTGGTGCAACAGGAGTAATTAAAAGTAAGTCGCACAACCAGACATTCGTTCACATAATGAAAAtaagtacaaaaaatatcaatacaAATCAGGGGCGTAGTATATTGGCAACTTAGGGAGTTTTCATAACTAGAATCAAGCTTTGGGGATGGTCAAATTAGGgcaaataaattaagttaaaactCTAAAATAATGCAACCATTTCTTTACATAACTTATAATGAAATATCTATCTCTTAGATATACGTTATCTTTTTTAAACACCCTTTCGACAGACTTTCTGTTATGAAAGTTCTAAAAAGCAATTAAGCCCTAGAAAGTAATATCTTTGTAGATATATTGTTAAGACTGTGATATACGTTTGTTggtgtaattaaaaaagaaaaagtgtttccataagcaaaaaaaaagatgagctgtacccccttttttttataaataaaagtccGTTCCTGGCCTGCATTACATTGCTGGGGCAGCACTTCAATTAAGGAAAATTATCGACTCCTCGCAACGCGAATCGCGATTCAAATGGCACTTCCCACTTGAGTGAATAATCAGACGTCCCCCAACTTTACCGCAGAAATGCCCAGCCCCGATTCCCGACTCCGCAGGCTCCGCTGGGCGGTGATCATCTTCGTAGGCTTGACGTCAAACGCAATGTTTGCGTGAAATTTCTTTGTCACGATCGGGGatttgatgatgatgatctGTCAGAGAGGCAGGATGGGCAGCTGGCATGGGCTTGGGCTTGGGCCATCTTTACGCCTCAGTGGCAACGGGGCAGACAGACAAAGAGGTCCCAGGTCCCAAGAGAACCCAACCAAGAATTAAAGAAAGACAAAAGCCATCCGAAGCCAACGATGCAGCCAGTTCCATCCAACGGACTTTTGTACTCCGACACTCTGTTGtttcgcttttattttttttttttatattttattttacttttttttgcacgTCGATTGACGCACTTGGTTGTCACTTGACTTTTTTAATCTCGCGACTTTATCGTAGCTGACTGAACGGCTCAGAATCGGATTCgaattcggattcggattcggactCAGAATCGAAATCGCTCGTCATAATTGTAACTTAATATTATGCTCATGTAGCTTCGGCTCAGTGACGTTCCGATGGATTCTCTTCCTCGATCAGTTGTTTGATTTTCAATCAGACTCCGCAGAATGTTTGCTATAGTTTCGCCCCCCAGACCCAGACCAGACCATACCCGCTCGACCAGACGTTGGTTATTAAACTATAACTCAATGACTTTCCTGACGTCACAGTATTAAGCTCAGTCAACACAAAAAGCCAATCCAAAGCGAagcgccaaaaaaaataataataaataaaaaaaaaagcgttCCTCATTAACATGTTCTCCATGTGAGCCGCCGACTCTATGTGGGAGTGCTTCCACTGCCAGTCACTGATcttcacaaacacacaaaagcAAACATTCATTTGAATTCAGATAGAGAGAACTATGTATGAACTCGCCGCTCAAACAATTAACTTGCTCAGCCCGAGAAATTGTAGATCAAGATACTAGGTTTGCCATAAAgtcgattctatttttatccTGGGATATCCAACTTGCACAACATGTTCGTAGGCTTCTGGTGACCGCCTTTGTGGTTCTGTGTTTCGAAACCCATATTTGACTttacttaaaatataaaaagaaccAGCAGTATGTAAGCCGCAAGTTAAACATGGAGTTTAACCAGCTGTAGCCCCAGGCCCTTTCGTATCTAAATGTGTTATATTGTGGTTTCTCCCAATGGCACAATGTCCACAGAATTCCACTGTCCAAGGCTGGGAAAGTACGAACCTGAGCTCTGAACTGCAATTATTATTTGATGAATttccaatttataaaaaaaacaccaaatcaTAATAAAATGGAACATTATTGTTGATAGAAAATGGCATTAAGTGAATGAATGTTTGGAAACTTTCCTCAAAATTCCTACTGAATCATTGTCCGATGATTTCGAGTATGGTCTGACCCTACAAACGTCATGGAGATGATAAGGAACCTGAACTCGCATATACAGAATCGCAGAGGCTGAGGCAAGAATAAAGACCTATTGCCTCAAGTGTCCTGACATGGCAACAACCCCAAGACGCCGCCAAGTGCTCCCATTTCCTCTGGCCATTAAGTTTGTTTTGAATACAATTTTGCACTTCCCCCCACAGAGGCTATCAACCTGCTAATTTCTGCCGAGTGTCATTTGGTTTGTGAATGATTTttcgcattctgtggattaaAAATAGTGTCCCAGTGGCATGTGAATGGCGCGAGCGACTGATAAGAGAGCTGTGAAAGCTATGCTTTCCATTATAGTCCTCCGATAATTATAATCTGAGGTCAATCCCAAAATAAAATGCCTGAATTTAAGGAGAAACAATTGctggcaaaataaaattagaatCTGAGCAAGCAAACAAAAGAATCGCTTTATTTATGGGCGTGTAAACAATTTGATTGATTCGAATTTCGAAATGGAATGGAAAACAACGGCTGCCTTCTGTCTTGGACACTCGATCGTGAGATCGTAATGGAAGGAATTTCAAACTTGCAATTAAACGCTTGAATATCTTGCCGGAGAACAACAAGGCTTTCTTTTCGATCGCATTATGTCATCCTTTTGATAATTGAGCGAGTTTTATACAAACATCTAAATACATacacaaaattatttatttgtatttatacaAAGTATTAATTTCTGGTTAGCACATGGCTTGTGGATGGGCTGGTTGTTAATTAGATGTGATCATCTGGCTCATTGGCTTCACAGAACACACCAAACCCACTGACCTCTAGGGGGGATTATTGTTATGTCTTTGAGGCGATCACGTTTTCTGAATCGTAGAACACGACACGTTCTTTCCTTATATTAATGTATACTTTATAAAGTAGATGagtgttgctttttttttttggaacaccTCACCAAAGTGGGAATAAACATGAATCGAAGCCAAGGCAGAACGTTCGATTTCGAGTGCAAAATCAATTTGCGTCAATTGCAGCAGAAGATTAGCCTCGCTCtagttttttgcaaaaaaataaaatatagctACGTCTACACATAAATCAGCGCCAGATGATAATAAATGCAAGACAAGACAAAGCCCCCAGGGGGCCCCCTGCCTGGAAACAATAATCGGATCAGATCGGCTTATCGCCAAACAAATTTCGGTTTACATCGGtggtggccaaaaataaactcCCCGCCCCGGGTTCTTTCAGGGCCACGTCAGTCGGTCACTGAGATGTTCCGCGGGATGTTTATATTTCCAAGATACAGTTTCAGTCACACTTGGCTTTACCGTTGCGTGACGCAAATCGATCGACCGTTACGACGCcttcagtttatttttaaacaaaagtaCCCCAAAATAACCCAGGCCCCATCAGGCCGATTTTTGAAGCCCCACTCGTGAGCAAGTGCATCCGTCCTGCGCCGTTCAGGTCGATCGGATGAGCGGCCAAGTGGCTGAATCAGTGTGATCGAGCTCAAGCTCCTTATCTGGTCCCGACATCGGACCCATAATTGTGtaatatatatgaaaaatgACAGACTGCCGACATCGGCGCCCCGGCACGTGGCATGCAAATGAGCGGTGAAATGCCCGCGGAATATCATTAGAAAGATTTGGCAACCTTGGGCCAATAGCGATCccagaaaaaaaatccagTTAATTAAATCCATGCGAACTCCGATTCGGGTGAAAATTTATGGCTCTTACAATTCCATTGAATGCCAATATTTGTCCAACCCGATATTACACAGAAGAAGCTCGTAAATAATTGCAGAACAAATATTTATGGGTTGTTTGGTAGAAATGTGGGGGCTTGTCTGGAAATAATTTGGGACACAATAAGATCTTGTATagaataataatgataattgtTTTTAGATTGTTTGGAATCCTGTTTCAAAAATGCCTAAAAGTATgttcaataaaatttataatttataaaggtaatattttataaaagacATCATAGATTGTTCCAAAAAATCATGCTTTAGGACCTTAACCCACTTAATTCCCCAAAACAAACCATAAACTCGAAGAACATAATACCAGATTCCACACGTCACTAATCTTGATAAAAGCAATCACACTTTTTCTGAACTTTCGACGACTCCAATTACAAATCTGAATGAGCTTATCAGCCTTACCGATTCCAAATGATCTGACACATTAATGGCTCTCAGGGTTTAGAGATAGGAAATCGTGGAAATCAAGACACAAAGTCACAGAAATCAGCTGACAATAATCCGATTATAGAAGTGGGGAAAAAACCTTAGCCATCGGTGgtaaataaattgtttaataaaataaaaattggagTGACGATGACATTTGGCATTCCCGCAGGTGACACGAGCGGAATATTTGAGCACCGTAATTGTGGTTGTGGGTGGAAACTGGGCACCCAACAATAAACTCATTAACAAGCCAATGCAAACTCGGAAACAATAACACAGATACATACTGTGGCCAGGAGGAGGCGCCGGGAGAGCTcacataataatatatttgcTGTAAACAATTTCCTATTCATATTTGCCGAGCTTATCGCTTGGATAGCTCGGAAGCCAGTTGTGCATAGACAAATAAATATGGGGATAATTGTTTCTCCAGTTGGGGGTGTGAAGGCAGCCCGACACTTGATTCACTGCCTCGATTACGTCTAAAACACATACGCAGACTTGAAGGTGAAGGCCCTTCCCCGGCCCACCAAGACCTCCGATAATTGAAGGTTGATTTTGGTTTGAACATCTTAAAGGCGTGTGAATGTCCGATAAGGCGAGGTAATGTGTTTTTGGCTGGGTATATAAGGATGATTTCTCAAGgatttatattctttttaaaaactttttctaTTAGAAGTCATGTCGGCTTCAAAAACCAAAGAAGAAACTCCACCTCCATTGGTTTATTTGGTAAACTTTGAAAACTATCTTAAACCAAAACATTCAACGAAATGCCAACCTCTTCAACGTTTCGACAAACCAATTGGCAAAGTGACAAGGCTAACAAGGAGTTTAAAGCGTTTGAAACTGATCAGATGGTACTATAGTGCCTCAAAGCGATTTGGCCAACTGCCTTTACCCAAATTTCTGGAATTCCTTCGGGCCCGAAACGACGATGGCCTCTGCAAGCGAAAGACTGGCTTTGAGATCTACTGCGAAATGGCCAGCATCCATGgctttcacatttttgttggcGCCAAGACCTGGCAGCGCATTCTTTGGTGGTTGCTCATCTGCTCGGCAGTTTTACTTTCACTTTTAATAGTCACAATGTCTCTTGCAATAAGCAACGAAAGACCTACGATGCGTTCCATAATCACCATGATGAAGCCCTCGTCTGAAGTGCCATTTCCGGCGATTACCATTTGTGGATTTGAAAAGTTTTCCCCTACAAGacttcaaaataaatcaaaagaatgGGGTATACCCCAAGAAATGCTATGGAATTTGAACTTCACGAGTATTCAGCCATTAATCAGCAGAAATATAAGTTGGAAAAGAATTCTGGAGGAACTTTCTACTCCGATGTGTAATCAAATCCAAAAGTGTGAATGGGAAAGTCCCTTGAAAAACTGTTCAGATAAACTGAAAGCCCTTTGGACTTTGGATCAACGACTTTGCTGCAGTTTTAATTACCAACGAGAGCTCTTCAGTTCCCATTTAGGACTGAGACTAGTTTTAAACACTCCCACTAATAATTCTTCCGGTTATGAAGTCCTAGTCCATGATTCCTTTGAGATACCCAATGAGGTGACTTCGAGACTATTAGTTCCCAGTGGCTCAGAAGCCCATATAATGGTGCAACCATTTGTCAATAGCATTACACCAAGTATAACAGAAATATCTATAGAAAAAAGAGGCTGTTACCTCCAGGAAGAGTATTCATTGTTCTCCTCTTCAGTCTACAATCAAATGAACTGTCTTGCCGAAAGTCGAAGCGAAGAAATTCACAAATCTTGTGGCTGCGTTCCTCCTCATTACCCCAGTCGTTCAGATTGGAGAGTCTGTGATCTTGAACAAATGCATTGCGTTAAAGAATGCGGTATGGATAACAATATACAGTGAATCGTTTACTCATTAAtcgtattttatttatttacaaagaaaataatgaATCGTTTGAAGAAGAACAATCGAAATGGAACTGCCTTCCGGCTTGTCAATTCAATCGTTACGAATTCCAGAGTGATATAcagattttaaaaacaatggATAACCTTGGCAATACGAGGTAATTTTCTTATTTGAAATAATGTATTTCTTACCGAAGGCAaaaatcactcatacgccctgttgcTTTTTGCAGCCAACCGAATAATCAAAACCAACAAGTCCTTTTGCGTGTCTACTACGACTCTCCGATGGCCGAGGAACTCGTTTTGGACGTTTACGAAAACTGGCTAACATTTATAGGCAAGTCTCCTCCTAATTACCTGCAAAGCACATCCATTTCAATGCCACCCTTCGAACTTTAATGGCCAGGAACCTTTGGCGGCATAACCGGTCTATTTATGGGCTGCAGCTTTGTGTCCGTCTTCGAGCTGATTTTCTTTTCGTGTGTTCGACCCACTTGCAACTGGCTGACCCGCCAGCAGATAATGTGGCGCCGCCGTCGGAATCAGAGAGTGGGTCAGGCCAACGAGGTCGTTAGGGCGGGCTAATTAGGAGCTGAACTAATTACCTGGTTTATGGCCAAGGAGGACAAAACAGTCGTCCAGAGTTTGTCCACCTGCAGAGATGGGCTTTAAGAAGCGGCGCATCTTCGACCTTCGCCAGGTCCAAGCTCAACAGCTGGCCAAATCCGCAGCCCTCAGCCAGAGACGCAATAACCTCAGTTCCAACCATTCCCAGAGCCCCATGAAGTCGGCTCATCACCAGTTCTGGAAGATTCGGGAGTGGTTTTCCGAGAATATGCGCAACTACTGCCAAACCACTTCGCTGCACGGATTCAGTTACATCACCCGACAGGACATCAGTCACCAGGAGCGCCTGTTCTGGCTAATGGTCGTCATCCTGGCCATCATCACCTCGATTGTGCTTGTGGTCGTGTCCTTGTACTGGAGCCAGGAGACGCCAACGGTGACGGTCATCGAGAGCTCACACTTCCCCACCTGGAACATTCCTTTCCCTGCTGTTACCATCTGCAACTTTAACAAGATTTCCAAGACCAAGGCACTCACCTTGTTGGATCAAATGTGAGTTCATATGAAGCTCATGATTTATTCAATTTGCGAAAACCCAAAATGTGCTTGTTAAGCAATCTCGAATTCACAAAATCCCCATCAATATGATGTATGCAATCGAAAGAAAGGTCAACTTTGGTTCTTCAACCGAATCCTTGAAAGTAAAATATTCCATTGACTTCTGTTTCTTAAATAAAGAACCTACTGGACGTTTGACgtctttattttgttattttttctcCTCAGGAACATCCCGGTTGGGGTTAACAAATCCGAGCTACACAGCCTTTTCAATCTGACACTGTTGCCCGTGGATAGCATGATTAGCAACAGTTCCTTGGAAATCTACGACAGGATTTTGGTCCTGAATAATCTTACGTTACACGGACTTACCCAGCAACTGTCGCCTGATTGCATGGACATGATTTCCAGCTGCATCTGGAAGGGAATCAACACGAGGTGCGACAGTTTGTTCCAGCGGATAGATACCATGGAAGGACAGTGCTGCACTTTCAACTACTTTGGCGGTATCACCAACAATTTTCCAGAGTAAGAAACAGGAACAAAATAACTttaaaggtattcctcttCGGAATCGGATTAATATTGGCGAAGCTATAGCCTCAGCAAGTTGTCATATTCTTGTACCCCATACCTTCCTCCATTTTTTAAGGGGACTCATcagaaaaatgtacaaaaaatcGATCGGAAATTTTGgtttgggattttgatgcagatgaACGGGGAATTCCCTCACGAATCGTTTGGGGTATTCCTCTTATGAATCGGGTTAATATTGGCGAAGCTTCAGCCTCAGCAAGTTGTCATATTCTCGGACCCCATACCTTCCTCCATTTttcaaggggacccatcagaaaaatgtataaaaaatcgatcggaaattttgttttgggaTTTGGATGCAAATGAACGGGGAATTTCCTCAcgaatcgtttgaggtattcctcttaGGAATCGCGTTAATATTGGCGAAGCTTCAGCCTCAGCAAGTTGTCATATCTCGTACCCCTTACCTTCCTccatttttaaggggacccatcagaaaaatgtacaaaaaatcGATCGGAAATTTTGTTGTgggatttggatgcagatggACGAGGAATTCCctcacgaatcgtttaaggtattccttttagGAATCGGGTTAATATTGGTGAAGCTATAGCCTCAGCAAATTGTCATATTTCGTAACCCATACCTTCCTccatttttaaggggacccatcagaaaaagggacaaaaaattgaaaaaatattttgtctcaggattttgatgcagactggtggagaatcgatctagaaatcgtttaaaacaatcATCTTGAGAATCaaatgagaattggggaagatatagccatcgcagtgagccctagagggaaaaaccccattttcaaggggtcccatcagaaaaaatggacaaaaaattgaaaaaatattttgtctcaggattttgatgcagaatggtggagaatcgatctagaaatcgtttaaaacaatcCCCTTGAGAATCaaatgagaattggggaagatatagccatcgcagtgagccctatagggaaaaaccccatttccagggatcccatcaggaaaaatggacaaaaaattgaaaaaatattttgtctcaggattttgatgcagactggtggagaatcgatctagaaatcgtttaaaacaatccccttgagaatcggatgagaattggggaagatatagccatcgcagtgagccctatagggaaaaaccccatttccagggatcccatcaggaaaaatggacaaaaaattgaaaaaatattttgtctcaggattttgatgcagaatggtggagaatcgatctagaaatcgtttaaaacaatcctcttgagaatcggatgagaattggggaagatatagccatcgcagtgagccctatagggaaaaaccccattttcagggatcccatcaggaaaaatggacaaaaaattgaaaaaatattttgtctcaggattttgatgcagactgGTGGAggatcgatctagaaatcgtttaaaacaatcATCTTGAGAATCaaatgagaattggggaagatatagccatcgcagtgagccctatagggaaaaaccccatttccagggatcccatcaggaaaaatggacaaaaaattgaaaaaatattttgtctcaggattttgatgcagaatggtggagaatcgatctagaaatcgtttaaaacaatcctcttgagaatcggatgagaattggggaagatatagccatcgcagtgagccctatagggaaaaaccccatttccaggtatcccatcagaaaaatggacaaaaaatcgatcagaaattttgttttggggTTCGGATGCAGAAGAACGGGGAATTTCCTttcgaatcgtttaaggtattcctcttagAGATCGGGCGCGTATTAGCGAAGCTTAAGCCTCCAAAGTTCGGCATGTTGATACGCCCCATGCCATCAAGACGTAGTATCTCCAAGATGTTATACTATTTCCGCTCGTCTTACGTTATCATCCGACAATAGATTTTCATACTATTTTTTGAATTAGTTAATACTAATAGCACATTAATTTTTACTCAGAAAAATAGCCTAT
This region of Drosophila bipectinata strain 14024-0381.07 chromosome 2L, DbipHiC1v2, whole genome shotgun sequence genomic DNA includes:
- the ppk11 gene encoding pickpocket protein 11, which codes for MSASKTKEETPPPLVYLVNFENYLKPKHSTKCQPLQRFDKPIGKVTRLTRSLKRLKLIRWYYSASKRFGQLPLPKFLEFLRARNDDGLCKRKTGFEIYCEMASIHGFHIFVGAKTWQRILWWLLICSAVLLSLLIVTMSLAISNERPTMRSIITMMKPSSEVPFPAITICGFEKFSPTRLQNKSKEWGIPQEMLWNLNFTSIQPLISRNISWKRILEELSTPMCNQIQKCEWESPLKNCSDKLKALWTLDQRLCCSFNYQRELFSSHLGLRLVLNTPTNNSSGYEVLVHDSFEIPNEVTSRLLVPSGSEAHIMVQPFVNSITPSITEISIEKRGCYLQEEYSLFSSSVYNQMNCLAESRSEEIHKSCGCVPPHYPSRSDWRVCDLEQMHCVKECENNESFEEEQSKWNCLPACQFNRYEFQSDIQILKTMDNLGNTSQPNNQNQQVLLRVYYDSPMAEELVLDVYENWLTFIGTFGGITGLFMGCSFVSVFELIFFSCVRPTCNWLTRQQIMWRRRRNQRVGQANEVVRAG